The Juglans regia cultivar Chandler chromosome 11, Walnut 2.0, whole genome shotgun sequence genome contains the following window.
attatatgcGAAAAATGGGTAGAAACAGCTTGTCACCAAGGCTATACACCTTTTTCTGTAAAAACATTTTGAGAACTACTGTTTATTGACAACAAAACAAGATGGTAAACTAGGTAGGTTGGACGttctttttcaacatttttttctccttgGCAGAAGGAAAGTAGGTTGGACATTCGAACTCAAGTGAATATTCCTTAAATTATCAGACTTTAATGCATGAGGGGGGGGGGGTCAAAGATGCAGTGAAGCTAGCAAACTATCACTAGTACGGCCTCTAGGCTATATAAATTGCTTTTATATTTGTGGGGTCCATCTTCTATATAGTACTTCTAAGTTCTAACTTCTAGACCcttcttttgttgttttgatgatcttagagcattggcaatggactagccattgccaagtctaaaatttggctaaaatcttacattttggctattgtattaacttttgactatctaagtccacattggactagctattttaaagtcaaaataatattattatattatatattttaataatatttgacaaatttttttttttcatattttgtaaatatacttcatatattttaataatatttgataaaaaaaaattatacaacaattcttgaaaccaacaaattaatttttgctaacttttttttttgctatttatatttttatattgtgtattaagctaataatgatagaaaataaatgtaccctcaattagaaactttatcataaaagaaaagtaatttggcaagaaaaattaccaaaaagggagggaaagggagggaaattgagaaaaaataataaaaaactcatttggtccttcaatagtgtatagccaaatatagctaggtggagaaaattactgtagctcaaaactaaaatatatggctatagctagttcaatgtagaaattttgtgataaaagaaggtaaaatttgcacttgactttggcaatggctaggccattgccaatgctctaattaATTGGTAGACTTCTAAATGGTGATTTCATGCGTAGAGCATGCATGCAAATATTAATGTATCAGGGGCTGAGCCGTTAGAGGGCTAGGTCATTAAGAACTTTGTCTAGCTAAAGCCTCCAACTAATAAAGACTAGCTCTACCCTATAAATTagctttaaaataatttttaagaataaaaaatactttaattataaaaataattttataaaaataaatctacaaattgacaaaatttaatataatacgttagattgtaaaattatttttataataaaatagatctaatatatcatatgaaatcatatcaatttattagtttattttaaaaattaccaatttattttcctattaatgatgataaataaaagaattagtTATCTCTTCATTCAATTATCTTGAATGGCTTGCTATTTTGTTTTCATGAGATGCAAAAAGGAAAGagtaaaatcatttattgtgtatttttaagggaagagaaaaaaaaaattaaattgctaGATTTGCCacattttcttatataatttgtcTGACTCtcaaatcttttatatattatctctcaaaataatattttatttattggttATTTTGAGTATGTTCTTCTGGAACGAACGCGTCCTGATCATCTTTTAAATAGAGTTTTCAAATGACTGATCCACCTTATAATTAGATTATATGATCTTCCAGAGTTGATTATAGATATTGTAGAAGATTCACTTCATGTGTAATTAACTCTGACTCACCATTTGGGGcgaaaaaagattttaaaactaCTGATTTGTTCTTGAAATGGTGGTTACATTAAAATCATGCAGACAGTGCTCACGAGGAAAAACTCCATTACCGGGATGTTGTATAAAGACGACCCTTTCATTTTTGCATTGGAACTAATGAATGAACCTCGTTGCCAAACTGACCCCTCTGGCAGATTTattcaggtctctctctctctgatctctctctcaaaattttttttttttaaaaaaaagttcaatttcGAATTAATTTGCATGCAAGAAAATGTTGCCAACTTTATGGTTttgatatataataactaaaagCTAATCTGCATGTATCATTTAGTTTTTTATGAACATCTGAATGTTCTTCAGGAATGGGTGACAGAAATGGCAGCATATGTAAAGTCCATTGATGAGAATCATTTACTGGAAATAGGGCTGGAAGGATTTTATGGGAAAACAGCAAAGCAGATGTACAATCCTGGGAACCAGCTTGTTGGGACTGATTTCATTTCCAACAATCAGTTACACCAAGTTGATTTTGCCACCATTCATCTCTACCCTGAGCAATGGTATTTATGTTTTCCCAAACCTCctgaaaacacaaaaatcactTGCACTTTAGAATAATAATGAAGACGATCGATGATGGCAGGTTAGCGGGTTCAAACGATGAGGTCCAAGCTGCTTTTGTGGATAAATGGATTGAAGCGCACATTGAAGACTCAAAATCAGTACTGAATAAACCACTCATTCTGGGTGAGTTTGGCAAGTCTTCAAAACTTCCTGGGTACAGCCTAGAAAAAAGGGACCATTATTTTAGTAAGCTGTATAACGCCATCTACACCAGCGCTAAGAGTGGAGGCCCATTTGTTGGTGGGATTTTCTGGCAGCTCATGACCCAAGGAATGGATAATTTTAGAGATGGGTACGAGGTTGTATTGGAGGAAAGCCCTTCAACAGCCAGGGTGATCGCTCTACAGTCTCGCAATCTCTCAATTCTCCCATGAAAGCACATCTTTTCTCGATCCTGTTAAGTGTACTCCCCTAATATAAACAAcataatattgaaaaagaagaagaactcgaTTAAGATCATGACCCAACTTCTTGAGCACACTTGAGCATTAATAATTGTTACAAATCACTCTCTTCCTAAAAAACTTTCAATAAATGTCACAAATCACTCCTAACACAATATTACTGACAATTCTAAGAAATTTGGAAGTTTCATCATTTTACGAGGATAGAATTCTCGATTCTGGACCGTAGAGGCTACCCTTTTGTCTAAAATTCACGTTGCAACATTCTTgggttctgttttttttttttttttatcagttcaTGTGGATGTTTGATTTTCTGGTAAAGTGGAGATGTGTCTTTCCGGGCATTGCCAGCTTACACAAATCTAATATACGAGCATTGTTATATGACTGAAATCATTTATCTATTCTAAGGTTGTTACATAGATGTCCAAGTTCAGGCCTTGCATCCATCCACGACGCGAACTCCATCTCCGCTGCTGAAGTGGAGTAAAGATAAGACCTGAAGGTGATTAGGAAAAAATACCGCCTGCAGGATGGATACAAAAGAACTCGTTATATGGAAGAGCACAATAAGAGAAGTAAAACATTGCCTTTAAAAGCTTGAAGATCATGCATGCAGTAGTTATTGAAACCTGCTCCACTTAAGCTAACATGCAAACATAGTCAACATGAGTCATTTCCTATTCATCCTTAACATCTACTTGGGAGAGAAGAAGCCTTGCCCCTGGATGAAATGCGGATAATTTGTTAGTCAATTAAAAGTGAGCATAACTGGATATCATTCCGCTTGTAGCACTTTTAGGTTAAAGACCACATACTGCAAACCAAAATTTCTGCTCTCTCCCTTAAAATAGAAGCACAAACTAGCACTTACTCTCAGAAAAAGAGTCATCAGGCACCAGGGTGCATGATAGCAAACTATCTCCTCAAATAGACACTCCCTTAACGTAAAAGCTCTACAGTCTACACTCATCTAAGGATAATTATTGACCTATATGATCGCCActtaccaaaagaaaaatagttacTAAAAGCAAAAAGGAATAGAACAAGCCAGTAAGTGAATGCTGTTAGAAAGATGCGTGCACGAACCAACCTTAAAGCCTTAATTCCCATATCCATGTTGTAAGCTCTCTGCTCATCATCACCATCTGGGAACTTCTCAAGTTCCTTACTGTGATTGAGAATATCATCTCGTAAATGCCCTGCACCCCTACACCTTTAAAAGCGAATGAACAAACTTAGTGCCATCATTTAGAAAAAGCCAAAGGCTAAAAGGTAAAAGGGAAAATTCCACTTTGCACCCCCAAACTACTAACCCTTTTACAATGTGCCCCAAACTATCAACTTTACACATTGCATCCACAatctataaaaaattacaatttgcACCCATTTATATGTTTGCCAAGATGGTCCAATCTTGACGGGGTCCAACTTAAAGGAAACAACAAGTGTGCAAGTTTTTAGTAATTTGAAGTTACAGTGTATCGAAGTTGGTAACTTGAGGCACATTGCAAAAGAGACGGCAGTTGGGGCTAGATTGATTTTCCAAGGTAAAATGagagtaaaaaaacaaaaatcttcaaaaaatataaaataaaacaaaagccAATCGATTGCATGAATACTCAAAGAAAGCAATAGCCAATTACAAAGGCATTTTGTATTCAGCAAACAacaacaacccccccccccccaaaaaaaaaaaaaaaaaaggcacaccAACAAGATGATATTCTTTATTACAAGAAGGAACTTAAGGTGTAATAAAGTGGAATATCACCACTACCCCTGGTGTTCCCAAGAAATGGCATACCTTTCAATAATGATGTCAACATCTGCTTTGCTTTGGGGACCATATGCGAGTACTCTTGTAAGGCTTAGTATGTCACGGTAATCACCCATCCTCAGAGCTTCTTCATCAGAAGCTTGAGAAGGCAAGTTCTCTTCATTCCTAGAAAGTAGATTTGTATCAACTGATGACTGAGTTTTTGATGCAAAATTTGCCTCTGCACCAAGTCTAATGCATGTAATTGCCATCGCATAGGCAACTCCTCCAAACCCGGTGTGCGATACAAAAAGGTAACACCCTGCagcactatagaaaaagttatTGTTAATTTTAGTTCGTTAtttaaattaaggaaaaaattattgtgCAGCTAGCTATATAAGATATTATGCAGCCTGACTGAAACATGCTGAATTAATGATCCAGTCACCCCTGCTGGTGTAGCAGCCTTTGGATGAGCAGCAGCACAAAGAAGTTTCAAAAAAGGGCAAAACTcataaaaaagggaagaaaactAGAAATCTCTATAAATACAAACCAATCAAAGTCTAAGGATCAACACCTgatcatatacaaaataaagTTCATGATCTGGGTGTATCAACATTATCATTGTTATGATCATTATcaacttttttctttgtaatgattaggtgatCTAACCTCCAATAGCTATGTTACttttgagaaaggaaagaagaataagacGACAGTGAGAAATTTAACCAAGCTTTGTTTTGTACACAGATGTTAAAAGATATGAAGGATGGAGaatgggaagaaaagaaatgttggaTTGGATGTTGATAGACATAGGGATAAATTTGTAAGAAGCTTAATGGAATCTTCAACTTATGAGGTCATCTGGCAATTGTACTTTTTTAACAAAGGCCAGCTGTGGACCCTTTTCAGCCATCAATTAAACTATGATGCAGCAAGCTGTAACAAAATTGGTtactactataatatatcactgaTCTTTTAATAGCCATATTGCTCATAGCATACACGTTAGGTATGAACACTTACTCATCTTTGCAGTACCGGATTGCATCGACATCAGAAGCTAAAGCCTCTCTTTCTCTAGTCAATGGTATTCTcctatatgttatattatagcCCTCAACTTTCAAAGCGGCATATACTTCAGCAGGAGTCTTCACATCATCTGCTAAAATGTTTTCCCAGTATCCCATGACACTGGACTGACTCAGTACGGTGCTATATTCTTCACGATGTAAAAGCATCCGTCCACCAGACTGTCTGACCTCAGATAATATATCTTCCTTTAGTCTTGCCTCCATGTGTTCCACCTGCATAATGAGTAGAAAAAGTAAGTGGGGAAACCACTGTGGCTTAATGACTAgtttttagaattaaaaagtattcATGGTGACATACCACTGGACCAGTGATTCCCACATGCTCGAGTGTATCAACAGGCTTATTTAGCTCTCTCAAGACAAATGGTGTGCCATTTATGTAAACTACCGCTTCTTCTCTCAGATCAGTTAATATCACTTTACAAGCAACTGAGCCTTCTGCTTCAGGCTTGGCACCTAAATATGCTAACATCTCTTTTGCCCCAGCAATTGTTGGAGTTGCCATGCTGTACACAGGGAATCCATCTACctgaaataaaaatttcaagaacTTTTACCCTTAATTCTCAGTTGATTGCACAGAAGTAAATCGCAAAAACACCCACCAACTTGCTTCACCTCAGATGCAAATACTGAAaagaatatataagaaatatgtATCTATACTAAATCAATAAATTTAATCAGAAAGGAAATGCCTAATGaccaaaataaacttattcctaAAACTTCTAAGACAGTAgacccgtttggattcagagatgagttgagatgattttagataagtttaataaaatattgttagaatattattttttaatattattattgttttgggatttgaaaaagtagaattgtttattatattttgtgggggaatttgggaaagttgtaatgataaaatgagatgagttgagatgtgtttccaatccaaaccggGGCTAATTCTACTTACTCATGAATGATCCAGTAGGTTTGTATTAGATATTCTTTGTTTACCATAGACACGAGGGATTTAATGATAATCATATACTTCTACAGAAATTATATACCTTGCAAACGTATGGTGCACCATCAATATGTATGTGGCTGGAAGTTCTTTGACCAGGAAAGAAATACATTTTCAGTATGGAGCCTTTACCCAAAACTGAACCATTACGGGACTTAACAAGGGCATCCATCACCACATCACCATGTTGGGACTCAAGTGGTGCTCTTAACTCTTCctgaattttaaaatcaaaataagtgTGCAATCATATGTAagtcttaaaagttaaaataatataaaattaagaaaaacccTACATTTCATTATGCCCCGAGTCTATTAGgaatatagtaaaataaattagctttaacaaagaagaagagaatttaCAGGGACAGTAAAAAATCGCCCAGGCCTTAATCTTATGCTCCATTTCATTGCTGGGACCTCTGGTCTCTGATGCAACCAATTCTTAAATGTCATCCTGGATTCTCCTTGCCCACAAAACCCATCAAATGCTTCACTTCCAAGATATGCTGCAAAGGTGATTAAACGGAAGTACCGC
Protein-coding sequences here:
- the LOC109007756 gene encoding mannan endo-1,4-beta-mannosidase 4-like, with amino-acid sequence MSGKRVFNSLILKYFIVIVLLVLQENCGSLAGSSFIRTEGTHFVLNGKSLYLNGFNAYWMMYMASDPSTRAKVSTAFQQASKNGMNVARTWAFSDGGFRPLQSSPGLYNEDVFRGLDFVISEARRYGVYLILSLVNNFEDYGGRKQYVQWARERGQHLDNDDDFYTNPVVKGYYRDHVKTVLTRKNSITGMLYKDDPFIFALELMNEPRCQTDPSGRFIQEWVTEMAAYVKSIDENHLLEIGLEGFYGKTAKQMYNPGNQLVGTDFISNNQLHQVDFATIHLYPEQWLAGSNDEVQAAFVDKWIEAHIEDSKSVLNKPLILGEFGKSSKLPGYSLEKRDHYFSKLYNAIYTSAKSGGPFVGGIFWQLMTQGMDNFRDGYEVVLEESPSTARVIALQSRNLSILP